CCAGCTACTGTAAATGAAAGCGGCGTTCCTATTTTCATTTGTCCGGCGTATTTTTCAGGAATACTGAAGGTGATCTTCAGCTGGGAAACATTGACCAGTTTAGCCACCAGGATGTCGGGCGTGATGTAGGTACCGGGCGAAATGGAACGCAATCCGATTTTTCCGGAAAACGGGGCCCTGACCGAGGTTTTTGCAATTTGTGCGCGGATCAGCTGCGTTTGCGCCTGGGCCGATTTGAAATCGGCACGTGCAACGTCATACTCTTCCTGGCTGATTGCCTCTTTTTTCAGCAGCAAGCCGGCCCTTCGTTCGTTCTCAGAGGCCAGGCTTTCCCTGGTTTCCTGCTGCCGCAGTTGCGCGCGCAGTTCCACGTCGTTGACCTTAAACAGCAGCTGTCCTTTTGACACGGTGACGCCTTCCTTAAATTGAATGCTTTCAACAATGCCGGACACCTCACTACGAATTTCGACCTGCTCGTTGGCTTCAATTGAACCGGAAAGGGAGAGATTGTTTTCGAATGTTTGCGGAACGACAACGATGCCACTGACCTTAGTCGTCTTATTCTTTGATTTCGGATCTTTGGACTTGTCATTTTCCGAATTGTTTTCTTTGATCCGGTAGAAAATCAACGCGCCAAGTCCGGTTATCAGGAGCGTGTAGACGATGTATTTTATTTTCATGGGTAAGGCTTATGAAGCAAATTTACGCCTTAGCCTGCTGAAAGGGAAAGTACTTAGTTTTTATTTAACAACTGTCAAGCTGCGTTGGGGCAGGCGGGAGATATACCCGAAAAGTATTTTAGCGTCCGAAGAAGGGCTGTTTTTTTCCAAACAGTGGTTTCGCGGAGCGTTTAACTGATGTAATTCCAGATTTCCTGTTTTCTCGACATTTCCATAAAAACATCGCGCAGCACCTGGTGTTCCGGTTTTGCGAGCGCCGCATCTTCTTTGAGCAGCTTTATGGCGTAGTGCCGGGCAAGCTGGAGGATTTCGCGGTCTTTGACGATGTCGGCAATCTGCAGATTGAGCACGCCGCTTTGCTGTTTTCCCATAAGGTCGCCGGGGCCGCGGAGTTTGAGATCAACTTCGGCAATTTCAAACCCGTCGTTGGTGCGCACCATCGTTTCCATCCGTGTTTTGCTGTCGTTGCTGAGTTTGTGGCCGGTCATCAGGATGCAGTAACTTTGTTCGGCGCCACGGCCGACGCGCCCTCGAAGCTGGTGCAGTTGTGAGAGCCCGAAACGTTCGGCACTTTCTATAATCATTACGCTGGCGTTCGGAATATTGACACCGACCTCAATCACGGTGGTCGCCACCATGATATGGGTCTTGCCCTTTGAAAACCGCTCCATTTCCGCATCCTTGTCGGCGGCTTTCATTTTTCCGTGTACAATGGAAACGGCATATTGAGGCAGCGGAAAATCTCGCGAAATGCTTTCATAACCATCCATCAGATCCTTGAAATCCATCTTTTCGGATTCCTGGATTAATGGGTAAACGATATAAATCTGACGGCCTTTTGCAATTTCATCCCGAATGAATTTCCAGACTTTAAGTCGGTTGCTGTCATAACGGTGCACCGTTTGTATGGGTTTTCGGCCCGGTGGCAGTTCGTCGATTACCGAAATGTCGAGATCACCATACAGGCTCATCGCGAGTGTACGCGGGATTGGGGTAGCCGTCATCACCAGCACGTGTGGCGGGATGTCATTCTTCTTCCACAATTTCGACCGCTGCTCAACTCCGAAACGGTGCTGCTCGTCAATCACGGCCAGGCCTAAATTTTTAAATTTCACCTTGTCTTCGAGCAACGCATGCGTGCCGATCAGGATATGGAGGCTGCCGTCCTCTAGCGCGTCGTGGATGATTTTCCGATCGGCAGTCTTAGTTGAGCCCGTCAGAATTTTAATATTGATATCCAAATCCTTAGCGAGTTCGGATAAGCCGGTATAATGTTGATTTGCCAATATTTCCGTTGGCGCCATCAGGCAGGCCTGGAATCCATTGTCAAGCGCAAGCAGCATGGTCATCAGCGCGACAATCGTTTTCCCTGATCCTACATCGCCCTGCAGCAAACGGTTCATCTGCGCGCTGCCGCCCATGTCATTGCGGATTTCCTTAAGTACGCGCTTCTGCGCATTGGTCAGTTCGAAAGGCAGGTGACGGTTAAAAAAATCATTGAAACGCGGCCCCACTTTCGTAAACGGATGCCCTTTAATGCGGTGCTTCCGTATGATGTTTTTGGTAATAAGCTGCAGTTGGATGAAAAAAAGCTCCTCAAATTTCAGTCGGAATTCCGCTTTTGCTAGCGCGTCGGCACTCTTTGGAAAATGGATGTTAAACAGGGCGTTACTCTTCGGGACGAGTTTCAGCTCGTCCAAAAGCCAAGCCGGCAGGGGTTCCGTGAATGCATTCCCGGTTTCCAGGAACAGCTGCTGCATCATTTTATTGACCACACGGTTTGAGATCCCGCGGTTGGCAAGCGTTTCGGTCGAAGGGTAGACCGGCTGCATCGCCGAGCGCAGGTTCTGCTCGTGGTCCCTGAGCCATTCGATTTCAGGGTGCGGCATGCTGAACTGCCCGTTAAAAACGTTGCATTTTCCGAAAATCACCACCGGGACGTTCAATTGCAGGCTTTCGCGGATCCATTTAAGGCCTTGGAACCAGATCAGTTCCATTTCGCCGGTATCGTCAATGAATGTGGCAGTAAGGCGTTTGCCCTTTTTTTGCTCGACGGTTTTGATGTGGATGATTTTCCCGACAATCTGGACCTCGGCGGGACTGTTGCGCAGTTCATTGATTTTGTAATACCGCGTCCTGTCAATGTATCGGTTCGGGTAAAAGTTCACCAAATCCGAATATTTGTGTATTCCCAATTCCTTGCGCAGCAAATCGCCGCGTTGCGGGCCGACGCCTTTGAGGTATTCGATCGGGGTTTGCAGGAGGTTGGACATGCTGGCGTGAAAACTTTAAGGCGAAGATAACTTTAAATTGGCAAAACGGGAAATGGCAAAACCACAAAAAACCCGTTATATTTGTTAACCCTGTAATAATAGTCTTATGCGTTACCTCCTCATTTTCCTTTGTTCCGGACTGGCCTTTGCCCAACAGACGCGCTTTGTGGATTTCAAATCCGTTACCGGACAGGTCACACCCCATCCCGAAGAAAAATCCGTTACCGGCTGGGCCCATTACGATTTCCAGGTGTTAAGTAAAACCGACACCGTCAGGATCGATGCCGTCAATATGTCGATTATGGATATGACTGTCAATGGCAGGCATGCGCGGTTTAAGAATTCGGGCAAACAGATCCTGTTGTTCGAAGGGTTCAGGAAAGGCGCTAACAAAGTGGCTTTTGCCTTTAAGGCGTTTCCCAAACAAGCGCTTTACTTTACAGGCCGTGGCGAAAGCCAGCAAATCTGGACGCAGGGGCAGGGAAAGAATACCAGCCATTGGTTCCCGAGTTTCGACGATGTGAATGAAAAAGTGATTTTCAATATGCAGGTGATTACCGGGATTGACGTCGACGTCATTTCGAACGGCACCTACAGCGCGACACCAAAAAAAGATGACCATACGCTGTTCGATGGCAAGGGTAAGTATAAGATTTCCTATTTTTCGATGGACAAGCCGATGAGTTCCTACCTGCTCATGCTGGCCATTGGAAATTTTACGCGTAAAACCGAAACATCAGCAAGTGGAGTCCCGCTGGAATATTACCTGCCCGATGAAGACGCTGCAAAATTTGAGTCCACTTACCGTTATTCCAAGCGCATTTTTGACTATCTCGAGAAAGAAATCGGCGTGCCGTATCCCTGGAAAATTTACCGCCAGATTCCCGCACACGATTTCATTTATGGTGGGATGGAAAACACCACGTCCACACTTTTTAATGAAATTTATGTGGTCGACGAGATCGGCTTCAATGACAACAATTACCTGAATGTGAACGCGCATGAGCTGGCGCACCAATGGTTCGGCGATATGGTCACGGCAAAATCGTCCAGACACCACTGGCTGCAGGAAGGCTTTGCTACCTACTATGCACTGTTGGCGGAGAAAGAGGTTTTCGGTGATGACTATTTCAACCAGCGGCTCTATGAAAACGCCGAGGAAATCCAACGGGCAGCCAAAACAGACACCATACCGATATTGAACGAGAAGGCGAGCTCGCTGAGTTTTTATCAGAAAGGCGCCTGGGCGCTTCATGTGCTGCGGGAAAACGTGGGTGCGGACCGGTTCAGGAAAGCGGTTAAGAATTACGTGGAAAAATATCAGTTCAAAAATGCAGATACCGACGAGTTCCTTGCGGAAATCAATAAGGTTTCGGATTACAATACCGACGACTTCAGGAAGCGGTGGCTTGAAAGCGGCATTTTCCCGATACAGGAAGTGTTGGCGATTCTTAAAAAGAACCGATTCATAACCGAGTACTTCCGGGTGGCGGACATGGCTAAAATCCCGTTGGCACAGAAAGAAAAAGAGTTTGAGCAGATTTTGGCTTCAAACGTGTTCTATCCCGTGAAGCAGGAAATCGTGAACCAGTTGCAACAGCTGCCTTTCGAAGAAGAGAAGAACCTGCTGCTGCGGGCCATGCAGACCAATGATGTCCTGGTCAGGCAAACGGTGGCCATGCACTGGGATAAAATTCCTGATGGTTTTAAAACCGAATATGAGACGCTGCTCGATGATCCGTCGTATTATACCAGGGAAATCGCGATGAATAAACTTTGGTCGCAGTTTCCGGAGGATAGCAAAAGGCTGCTCGACAAGTCCGACGGCTGGATTGGCCTGATCGACAAAAACCTGCGTATCATGTGGCTTTCCATGGCATTGAAAACCAAGGATTACCGCCCCGAAAAAAAGTCGGGTTACTATGACGAGCTGTTGGGATATGCATCTCCCGATTTCCGCGTCAATACCCGAATCAACGCGCTCGACAAGCTCATCTTTCTTGATAAGAATGACAAAAATTACATCCCGTACCTTATCAACGGCCTGGTAAGCCATATTCCAAGGTTTTCCAAGTTTTCCCGGGACCGGATCAGGACGCAGCTTAAAGTCCAGAGCCACCGCGAATACTATGAATCCCTGCTGGAATCCCTGCCCGAAAATGAAAGGGTTCAGCTCGATAAACTCCTCAAAGAAAAATGAGGGCGCTCGTGATTTCAGGCGGTGGCAGCAAAGGAGCGTTTGCGGGCGGCGTAGCACAATACCTGCTCGAGGAAGGACATAAGTACGACCTGTTGCTCGGTACCTCCACGGGAAGCCTGCTGATTCCGCACCTGGCATTGGGCAATGTGAAAAAGATCCATGGCATTTACACCAATGTGAATATGAAGAAAATATTCAACATCAATCCTTTGGTCGTCAAGAAAAGAAAGGGTGTTGAAATTGTCACCATCAACCACTTTAACGTACTGCTGCAGTTTCTGAGGAAGAAGCGTACGTTTGGCGAAAGCCAGAAATTGCGCAAACAAATCAGGAAAAATTTTACGCTCAGCGAATTCAACCAGTTAAAGGCATCCCACTGCAACATCGTCGTTACGGTCACCAACCTGAGTAAAAACGACGTGGAATACAAAGCGATAAAGGATTTCGGTTACGAGGATTTCTGCGATTGGATCTGGATTTCCTGCAATTACATTCCGTTTATGAGTATTGCGAGCAAAGACGGTTGCGAATATGGAGATGGCGGCTTTTCGAGCCTCGTGCCGATACGCGAAGCCATCAATCGCGGGGCAACCGTTGTAGATGTGGTGATATTGGAAACCGAAACCCAGCTTTCGCCGCGCGTGATCGGTAAAAATCCTTTCTCGCTGATGGTCGATCTTTTTGCCACGCTGCTCGACCAGGTGGAAAAGCATGACATCACTATCGGTAAGCTTTCGGCGACGCATCACGACGTAAAATTGAATTTATTTTACACCCCGACCCAACTTACGGACAATGCCCTCATCTTTAACAAACAAAAGATGAAGCAGTGGTGGCAGGAAGGCTATGAGTATGCGAAGAATAAAAGCGGACTCATGAGCGACAACAAACTTCCATAAAGAAGCCGATTGTAAGTAGGGTTTTTTAGCCGCCGGCTGTTATATCTATTCCCAGCATACATTATGGGAAAAATTGCTATAAAAAAGAGCCTCCGTTTTAGCGGAGGCTTTTTGATTTTAAGAAAGTTACAGATGGATTGTATTGGGGTTTGTTACCCATAATGCAAATTTCGGATACGCGTTGTGAGGAAAGGGACAGCTTTTTTACCGGGCCAGGAAAACTGCGATGTATTTGCGGAGCCTGTTGAAAATCCGCAAGTCAATTCCAATTATAACATCGAAGACACTTCATCTTTTATGTAAGCGAGCGCGGCGTTTCCGGGCGTCTGTTTTTCCAGCAGGTCGCTCAGGATAAACTGGCGCAGGCTGTCGGCATCGGTGACCTCAGCGGACAGTGCGGCTTTGCGGATTATTTGCATCGTCGAGTTTTTCG
The nucleotide sequence above comes from Flavobacterium magnum. Encoded proteins:
- a CDS encoding patatin-like phospholipase family protein, with protein sequence MRALVISGGGSKGAFAGGVAQYLLEEGHKYDLLLGTSTGSLLIPHLALGNVKKIHGIYTNVNMKKIFNINPLVVKKRKGVEIVTINHFNVLLQFLRKKRTFGESQKLRKQIRKNFTLSEFNQLKASHCNIVVTVTNLSKNDVEYKAIKDFGYEDFCDWIWISCNYIPFMSIASKDGCEYGDGGFSSLVPIREAINRGATVVDVVILETETQLSPRVIGKNPFSLMVDLFATLLDQVEKHDITIGKLSATHHDVKLNLFYTPTQLTDNALIFNKQKMKQWWQEGYEYAKNKSGLMSDNKLP
- a CDS encoding efflux RND transporter periplasmic adaptor subunit, translating into MKIKYIVYTLLITGLGALIFYRIKENNSENDKSKDPKSKNKTTKVSGIVVVPQTFENNLSLSGSIEANEQVEIRSEVSGIVESIQFKEGVTVSKGQLLFKVNDVELRAQLRQQETRESLASENERRAGLLLKKEAISQEEYDVARADFKSAQAQTQLIRAQIAKTSVRAPFSGKIGLRSISPGTYITPDILVAKLVNVSQLKITFSIPEKYAGQMKIGTPLSFTVAGSTSSYTAKIYAIEPEISVATRTLQIRAVADNKDGKLLPGTFADIELPLQKINDAIVIPSEAIVPVQDGKKVFTVRNGKAKENKVETETRTDKDVLVLSGLKPGDTVLTSGVMSLKDDAPVKVMIKKQ
- a CDS encoding M1 family metallopeptidase; this translates as MRYLLIFLCSGLAFAQQTRFVDFKSVTGQVTPHPEEKSVTGWAHYDFQVLSKTDTVRIDAVNMSIMDMTVNGRHARFKNSGKQILLFEGFRKGANKVAFAFKAFPKQALYFTGRGESQQIWTQGQGKNTSHWFPSFDDVNEKVIFNMQVITGIDVDVISNGTYSATPKKDDHTLFDGKGKYKISYFSMDKPMSSYLLMLAIGNFTRKTETSASGVPLEYYLPDEDAAKFESTYRYSKRIFDYLEKEIGVPYPWKIYRQIPAHDFIYGGMENTTSTLFNEIYVVDEIGFNDNNYLNVNAHELAHQWFGDMVTAKSSRHHWLQEGFATYYALLAEKEVFGDDYFNQRLYENAEEIQRAAKTDTIPILNEKASSLSFYQKGAWALHVLRENVGADRFRKAVKNYVEKYQFKNADTDEFLAEINKVSDYNTDDFRKRWLESGIFPIQEVLAILKKNRFITEYFRVADMAKIPLAQKEKEFEQILASNVFYPVKQEIVNQLQQLPFEEEKNLLLRAMQTNDVLVRQTVAMHWDKIPDGFKTEYETLLDDPSYYTREIAMNKLWSQFPEDSKRLLDKSDGWIGLIDKNLRIMWLSMALKTKDYRPEKKSGYYDELLGYASPDFRVNTRINALDKLIFLDKNDKNYIPYLINGLVSHIPRFSKFSRDRIRTQLKVQSHREYYESLLESLPENERVQLDKLLKEK
- the recG gene encoding ATP-dependent DNA helicase RecG is translated as MSNLLQTPIEYLKGVGPQRGDLLRKELGIHKYSDLVNFYPNRYIDRTRYYKINELRNSPAEVQIVGKIIHIKTVEQKKGKRLTATFIDDTGEMELIWFQGLKWIRESLQLNVPVVIFGKCNVFNGQFSMPHPEIEWLRDHEQNLRSAMQPVYPSTETLANRGISNRVVNKMMQQLFLETGNAFTEPLPAWLLDELKLVPKSNALFNIHFPKSADALAKAEFRLKFEELFFIQLQLITKNIIRKHRIKGHPFTKVGPRFNDFFNRHLPFELTNAQKRVLKEIRNDMGGSAQMNRLLQGDVGSGKTIVALMTMLLALDNGFQACLMAPTEILANQHYTGLSELAKDLDINIKILTGSTKTADRKIIHDALEDGSLHILIGTHALLEDKVKFKNLGLAVIDEQHRFGVEQRSKLWKKNDIPPHVLVMTATPIPRTLAMSLYGDLDISVIDELPPGRKPIQTVHRYDSNRLKVWKFIRDEIAKGRQIYIVYPLIQESEKMDFKDLMDGYESISRDFPLPQYAVSIVHGKMKAADKDAEMERFSKGKTHIMVATTVIEVGVNIPNASVMIIESAERFGLSQLHQLRGRVGRGAEQSYCILMTGHKLSNDSKTRMETMVRTNDGFEIAEVDLKLRGPGDLMGKQQSGVLNLQIADIVKDREILQLARHYAIKLLKEDAALAKPEHQVLRDVFMEMSRKQEIWNYIS